Proteins encoded within one genomic window of Bombina bombina isolate aBomBom1 chromosome 1, aBomBom1.pri, whole genome shotgun sequence:
- the LOC128666294 gene encoding embryonic protein UVS.2-like, which translates to MDRKSFIVLGACLIGLATSFPFQVNFPDTLDDKEPPSESLDVFSRILEKNQASKALIQQGDILVKKGRNAYNCADCLWPKSSDGTVKVPYKLSASYSAQNIALLNSAMQEFESLTCVRFVPWTTEKDFLNILASDGCSSYIGRIGGSQELNLDINGCMRLGKIEHEMNHALGFFHEQNRSDRDDYVTIMTQYISESYFYNFEKLNTNNLGVEYDYGSVMHYPSYAFSNTSGKDTIIPKGNPNIPIGQRDGLSPLDISKINKLYKCDVCSNLFSTINGIVTSANYPSSYPNNANCVWLIRTPSGQVSLQFNAFDIQYSSGCVSDYLKIYDGPSKMSPVLVDRTCGTGLVPLMISSSNQMLIEFVSDGQGTATGFKASYTSVQCGGAFYATGKVFTSPGYPNFYSSNMHCSYLIKAPAGNKITISFSDFSLESSGYCRYDYVKIYDGDNTSSSLLRTYCGPVNNPSVMSTGNAMLVIFHSDQSTESRGFKASYTFGQYTLMS; encoded by the exons ATGGATCGGAAAAGCTTCATTGTTCTTGGGGCTTGTCTCATCGGACTAGCTACAAGTTTTCCTTTTCAG GTGAACTTTCCAGATACACTTG ATGATAAAGAACCCCCATCGGAATCTCTTGATGTTTTTAGCAGAATCCTGGAAAAAAATCAAG CCAGTAAAGCGTTAATACAACAGGGTGATATTTTAGTGAAGAAGGGTCGCAATGCTTATAACTGTGCAGACTGCCTTTGGCCTAAATCATCAGACGGGACAGTTAAAGTGCCTTACAAACTTTCAGCTAGTTATA GTGCCCAGAATATCGCACTGTTAAACTCTGCAATGCAGGAATTTGAAAGCCTAACCTGTGTGCGCTTTGTACCTTGGACAACAGAGAAAGACTTCCTAAATATTCTGGCATCAGACGG CTGTAGTTCATACATCGGAAGAATAGGAGGCAGTCAGGAACTAAATTTGGATATCAATGGCTGCATGCGGCTTGGGAAAATTGAGCATGAAATGAATCATGCGTTGGGCTTTTTCCATGAACAAAACAGGAGTGACCGGGATGACTATGTTACAATCATGACACAGTACATTTCAGAAT CATATTTTTATAACTTTGAGAAACTTAACACTAATAACCTTGGAGTGGAATATGACTATGGATCAGTGATGCATTATCCAAG TTATGCCTTCAGTAATACTTCAGGTAAAGATACCATAATACCCAAGGGTAACCCAAATATACCTATTGGGCAAAGAGATGGGCTCAGTCCCCTGGACATTTCCAAGATCAATAAGCTGTATAAGTGTG ATGTCTGTAGtaatttattttctactattaatgggaTTGTGACCTCAGCCAACTATCCATCTTCATATCCCAATAATGCCAACTGTGTTTGGTTGATAAGAACCCCATCTGGACAG gtTTCCTTACAGTTTAATGCCTTTGATATCCAGTATTCATCAGGATGTGTCTCCGATTATCTGAAGATTTATGATGGTCCCAGTAAGATGTCCCCTGTGTTAGTGGACAGGACTTGTGGCACAGGACTTGTCCCTCTAATGATCTCTTCCTCTAACCAGATGCTTATTGAGTTTGTCAGTGATGGGCAGGGCACAGCCACTGGCTTTAAGGCTTCATACACCTCAG TTCAATGCGGAGGAGCTTTCTATGCAACAGGAAAGGTCTTCACCTCTCCTGGGTACCCTAACTTCTACTCCTCTAACATGCACTGCTCATATTTAATTAAAGCTCCAGCAGGAAACAAG ATCACAATCAGTTTTTCAGACTTCAGTCTTGAGTCCTCAGGTTACTGCAGATATGATTATGTGAAAATCTACGATGGAGACAACACCAGCTCCTCTCTCTTGCGCACGTACTGTGGTCCTGTGAATAACCCATCTGTGATGTCTACTGGAAATGCCATGCTGGTCATCTTCCATAGTGATCAAAGTACTGAGTCTAGAGGTTTCAAGGCGTCCTACACTTTTGGTCAGTATACTTTGATGTCCTAG